A section of the Streptomyces sp. V3I8 genome encodes:
- a CDS encoding substrate-binding domain-containing protein: MNPGSRTAPGTTAAGTRAAGTSHGPDRPLTVGLLTANIHLGVGATLWSGARTAAERNDVNLVCFPGGNLRHGDVTRSELYELVGPARLDGVVCWSSTLGLPSSGPRARRLLRRLAHLPLISLNQPLSDQTDVLSIDSHAGMRKLVGHLVVQHGRRKPACIHGPLANPVSEERYRACVDALRHHGIRDEHVGAAVDFAAAAGASAMQVLLEARGLTPGVDFDVVLACSDVLAAGALRHLTERGIRVPEDVAVVGFNDSPEARLGDPPLTSVALPFEELGALAVDTLVARLRGTRPPDRTTIPATLVPRRSCGCPYPTSYRPSPVPAAPATARRPEGWDALDALPASGGPRLAAAFRAELARADSDPRPPANDEAGRPGGFLPLVEQLLRSSAGTQAEVDRWHQVLEAARRGVVDTLPSPLRRAGEALFGQARLVVAERSRALLEYERWSQTQRARRLREFGTALTTVVDLEGLSDVLERHLGQSGVPHCRIVLYDRNADASSPAALGTARPLLARAEAGQESGSGGPLDSPAFSPALLLPDSLLPRDGRFTLVLEPLHIGEEHLGVAVFEAAPGGAAYHDGALYRELGDQISAALKGIGLFDEVRRARDAAEQASRFQTRLLTHVTDELRTPVEAMLHHSGDPGAALAEVRRDAVRVLHLMENLLDLARSEAGDLLLTRRLMDPLPVLAQACAATASALPAAGSGPGPGWTLDLPARLPPVWVDGTRLRQILHNVLISAAARAKDAPPLVAAALGPAGVRITVSVPDARTSATRPGQLLDVGVTTARRLAMMHGGALTVSDSTGRARYVLELPLPSPDGQAHLADAGDAPLLVVTPGEFGADVREHAARHGLEVVRTDAATDPMASLARRTPGAVVWDARPDRPQEWRAVQRLYDHPALRHTPFALFGAEGADLPQALRALRPAGFAEPVVVAGGSQESRESLRRLAETALPDHPARVSTDATTLLALVADETPRLVVLERGLPDLQALDVVDRLHDGTGRALCPVVIADHEGMTAADARRGRQHPALLMLDMDVFAPHEAAALVRELAGQDSRLPSRTRDVLDEALVYLYEHWRRPISRWQVAQAAGVSPDHLGKLFQQRYGLTVWDYLTRLRIRRAADRLRSSDDSVQSVARAVGFRDRAYFSRVFRRVTGTAPHHYREKPTQANTPRDTPTVPVRR; the protein is encoded by the coding sequence ATGAACCCGGGATCACGCACCGCGCCAGGGACGACCGCCGCGGGGACGCGCGCGGCCGGGACGTCGCACGGGCCGGACCGGCCGCTGACCGTCGGCCTGCTCACCGCCAACATCCACCTGGGCGTCGGCGCGACCCTGTGGTCCGGGGCCCGTACCGCCGCCGAACGCAACGACGTCAACCTCGTCTGCTTCCCCGGCGGGAACCTCCGCCACGGGGACGTGACCCGCAGCGAGCTGTACGAACTCGTCGGACCGGCCCGGCTCGACGGCGTCGTCTGCTGGAGTTCCACCCTGGGGCTGCCCTCGTCCGGGCCCCGCGCCCGGCGCCTGCTGCGCCGGCTCGCGCACCTTCCGCTGATCAGCCTCAACCAGCCGCTCAGCGACCAGACCGACGTGCTGTCGATCGACTCCCACGCGGGCATGCGCAAACTGGTCGGGCACCTCGTCGTCCAGCACGGCCGCCGGAAGCCGGCCTGCATCCACGGCCCGCTCGCCAACCCGGTCTCCGAGGAGCGCTACCGCGCCTGCGTCGACGCCCTGCGCCACCACGGCATCCGGGACGAACACGTGGGGGCCGCGGTCGACTTCGCCGCGGCGGCCGGCGCCTCGGCGATGCAGGTACTGCTCGAGGCGCGCGGGCTGACCCCGGGCGTCGACTTCGACGTGGTGCTCGCCTGCAGCGACGTCCTCGCCGCGGGGGCGCTGCGCCACCTCACCGAACGGGGCATCCGGGTCCCGGAGGACGTGGCCGTGGTGGGCTTCAACGACTCGCCCGAGGCCCGGCTCGGAGACCCGCCCCTCACCTCCGTGGCGCTGCCCTTCGAGGAGCTGGGAGCGCTCGCCGTGGACACCCTGGTGGCCCGGCTGCGCGGCACCCGTCCGCCGGACCGCACCACCATCCCCGCCACGCTGGTGCCGCGCCGCTCCTGCGGATGCCCCTACCCGACGTCGTACCGGCCCTCGCCCGTCCCCGCGGCGCCGGCCACCGCGCGGCGCCCCGAGGGCTGGGACGCGCTGGACGCCCTGCCGGCGTCCGGAGGTCCCCGCCTCGCCGCGGCCTTCCGGGCCGAACTCGCGCGCGCCGACAGCGATCCGCGTCCGCCGGCGAACGACGAGGCCGGACGGCCCGGTGGCTTCCTCCCGCTGGTCGAGCAGCTGCTGCGCAGCAGCGCCGGCACACAGGCCGAGGTCGACCGGTGGCACCAGGTGCTGGAGGCCGCGCGCCGCGGTGTCGTCGACACACTGCCGAGCCCGCTGCGCCGGGCCGGCGAGGCCCTCTTCGGACAGGCCCGGCTCGTCGTGGCGGAGCGGTCGCGCGCCCTCCTGGAGTACGAGCGCTGGTCGCAGACCCAACGGGCGCGCAGGCTCAGGGAGTTCGGGACCGCACTCACCACTGTCGTGGACCTGGAGGGCCTCTCGGACGTGCTGGAGCGCCATCTGGGCCAGTCGGGCGTCCCGCACTGCCGGATCGTCCTGTACGACCGCAACGCCGACGCCTCCTCCCCGGCGGCCCTCGGCACGGCGCGCCCCCTGCTCGCCCGTGCGGAGGCGGGCCAGGAATCCGGTTCCGGAGGGCCGCTCGACAGCCCCGCCTTCTCGCCCGCCCTGCTGCTCCCCGACTCCCTGCTGCCTCGTGACGGCCGGTTCACACTGGTGCTCGAACCCCTGCACATCGGGGAGGAGCACCTGGGCGTGGCCGTGTTCGAGGCGGCCCCCGGCGGGGCCGCCTACCACGACGGGGCGCTCTACCGAGAGCTGGGTGACCAGATCAGCGCCGCGCTGAAGGGCATCGGGCTCTTCGACGAGGTGCGGCGCGCCCGGGATGCGGCGGAGCAGGCCAGCAGGTTCCAGACCCGGCTGCTGACGCACGTCACCGACGAGCTGCGTACGCCGGTCGAGGCGATGCTGCATCACTCCGGCGACCCCGGTGCCGCCCTCGCGGAGGTCCGCCGGGACGCCGTGCGCGTACTGCACCTCATGGAGAACCTGCTCGACCTCGCCCGTTCCGAGGCCGGTGACCTCCTCCTGACCCGGCGGCTGATGGACCCGCTGCCCGTCCTCGCACAGGCGTGCGCGGCGACGGCCTCCGCCCTGCCCGCCGCCGGTTCCGGCCCCGGTCCCGGCTGGACACTCGATCTTCCCGCGCGGCTGCCCCCGGTGTGGGTGGACGGGACGCGGCTGCGGCAGATCCTGCACAACGTGCTGATCTCGGCGGCGGCCCGCGCGAAGGACGCTCCGCCCCTGGTAGCGGCCGCCCTCGGCCCGGCCGGCGTCCGCATCACGGTCTCCGTCCCCGACGCCCGCACCTCGGCGACGCGGCCCGGGCAGCTCCTGGACGTCGGGGTGACCACGGCCCGGCGACTGGCCATGATGCACGGGGGAGCGCTGACCGTCTCCGACAGCACGGGACGGGCCCGGTACGTACTGGAGCTGCCCCTGCCGTCCCCCGACGGGCAGGCGCACCTGGCCGACGCGGGTGACGCCCCGCTGCTCGTCGTCACTCCCGGGGAGTTCGGCGCGGACGTGCGCGAGCACGCCGCCCGGCACGGCCTGGAGGTGGTGCGGACCGATGCCGCGACCGACCCCATGGCGTCCCTCGCGCGCCGCACGCCCGGAGCGGTCGTGTGGGACGCCCGGCCCGACCGGCCGCAGGAATGGCGCGCGGTGCAGCGGCTGTACGACCATCCGGCCCTGCGCCACACGCCGTTCGCGCTGTTCGGCGCCGAGGGCGCCGACCTGCCGCAGGCGCTGCGCGCGCTGCGGCCCGCCGGGTTCGCCGAGCCGGTGGTCGTCGCGGGCGGCTCGCAGGAGTCCCGGGAGTCGCTGCGGCGGCTGGCCGAGACGGCCCTGCCGGACCATCCGGCACGGGTCTCCACCGACGCGACGACGCTGCTGGCGCTGGTCGCGGACGAGACGCCCCGGCTGGTGGTGCTGGAGCGGGGCCTGCCCGACCTGCAGGCCCTGGACGTGGTCGACAGGCTGCACGACGGTACGGGCCGGGCGCTGTGCCCCGTCGTCATCGCCGACCACGAGGGCATGACGGCGGCGGACGCGCGGCGCGGGCGCCAGCATCCGGCGCTGCTCATGCTGGACATGGACGTGTTCGCGCCGCACGAGGCGGCCGCGCTCGTGCGTGAACTGGCGGGCCAGGACTCCCGGCTGCCGTCGCGCACCAGGGACGTCCTCGACGAGGCCCTCGTCTACCTGTACGAGCACTGGCGACGGCCGATCTCCCGCTGGCAGGTCGCCCAGGCCGCCGGGGTCAGCCCCGACCACCTCGGAAAGCTCTTCCAGCAGCGGTACGGCCTGACGGTCTGGGACTACCTGACCCGCCTGCGCATCCGGCGCGCGGCGGACCGTCTGCGTTCGAGCGACGACAGCGTGCAGAGCGTGGCCCGGGCCGTCGGCTTCCGGGACCGCGCCTACTTCAGCCGGGTGTTCCGCCGTGTCACGGGCACGGCCCCCCACCACTACCGCGAGAAGCCCACGCAGGCGAACACCCCCCGCGACACACCCACCGTCCCGGTCCGCCGCTGA
- a CDS encoding MSMEG_6728 family protein, whose protein sequence is MQTFLPYPDFTRSAEVLDRARLGKQRVEALQVLRGLTVPGYGWRNHPAVRMWIGYEEALARYGLDMCAVWVAEGRADTCATTLVTDFTAHRPGTSVRGQAQLAEAGELPPWLGEPAFHRSHQSALVRKAPEFYTPFFPDVPDDMPYVWPASDRVAP, encoded by the coding sequence GTGCAGACCTTTCTTCCGTACCCCGATTTCACCCGGTCCGCCGAGGTCCTGGATCGGGCGCGCCTGGGCAAGCAGCGCGTCGAGGCCCTCCAGGTGCTGCGCGGCCTGACCGTGCCCGGATACGGGTGGCGCAACCATCCCGCGGTACGCATGTGGATCGGCTACGAGGAGGCCCTCGCCCGCTACGGCCTCGACATGTGCGCCGTATGGGTCGCGGAGGGGCGTGCCGACACCTGCGCCACCACACTCGTCACCGACTTCACCGCGCACCGTCCCGGCACGTCCGTACGGGGCCAGGCGCAACTGGCCGAGGCCGGGGAACTGCCGCCCTGGCTCGGCGAGCCCGCCTTCCACCGCAGCCATCAGTCGGCACTCGTGCGCAAGGCGCCGGAGTTCTACACCCCGTTCTTCCCGGACGTCCCCGACGACATGCCCTACGTCTGGCCGGCCTCGGACCGCGTCGCCCCGTAG